The window AAGGGATTAAGTATGATTACTAGTCTTTCCTCTCACTTGTTTCCTTCTCTTAATGGTATCAACCAATTgccattttcctcctgcttgtGTATTTGGGTTCCCATTGTCTGTCGTCCCTGCGACACCAACCGAAATGTCTGCGACATGGGACCTGCCTGTCTCTCCTATGTCTAGCAAACCTGAAAATCGTTGGGAAATGCCACACGttgtcagctctgcagccacatCGTGAAAACAACCGTATGTACAGAAATCAGTTCAGTCATACCTGTGCTATTTTTCCATTGTGTTTTATACATCGTGAGTGGGTTATTTTGTAAAAGATACTGCCAAAGGGGTTACTTGGGCACGTTTCACCGACCACTGGGCTCTATGGCCAGTTGTCTGTGTTGGACAAACTGCTGCCAGTCACCCTGGAGATGAACTCGCCATTACCTCCCCCTGAACTTCCGACGGCGGGAGCCAGGCGTTCAGCTGAAACTTTCACTGTCCCACCTCCCCGTCCCTACAAACCGCCCCGAACCATCATGATcgccattatttttttttcttttttttaaaaaaggaaaaaaagaaaatgaaaaaaaaaaagaaataaaccagaGACAGCCAGCAGTCTTATAGCACGGCAGGTAAACCAGGCGAGCAGCGTCTCGTAACAGCCACGAtctggcggggcgggggccggcgcCCCTCGGCCGGCCTCCGGGTCGGAGAGGCAGGGGGACCCGCGGCGGGGAGGCCCGCGGGGGCGGTTCTCCGTCCCTcctcggcggggccgggggccgcgGCCAGCGCCgagcccggcggggcggcgtTTCTCTTCCCTGCGGGGCGGAgagggggcgggcggcggggcagcGCCGCGGGGGGGGGGCCTCGCCCGCACCCTCAGAGCCTGAAGGAGGCCTCGGAAAAGGGATGCTGCATCTTGAAGCTAGACAAGAAGcactggaggggagggggcagggggttgAGGAGGGACGGCGGGaggctggggaaaaagaaatcatctCCTCTGACCTCTAGCGAAGTGCCCGGTTTTTTCTTAAGCTCTTCACATTTCCTAAATTTGCAGATCTGGTGTCCCGTTTTGCGGTTCCTGCAACTGCTGCAGACTCCACAGTTGATGAGCCGCTTGCAGGGCACGCACACCCCGCAGCGTTTCCGCTTCTTCTTGGCGGGGttgcccgccccggccccgccgccgccgccggccccccctccgccgccgccgccgccacctcctccgccgccgccgcctccgccgccccccgcgccggcGGCGGCGCCCAGGGCGGAGGCGGGCGAGGCCGAGGCGTGGCTCTGCGGGCAGTCCGCCAGGTTGGCGATCTGGAAGGCGCTGTCTGTGACGGCGGCCGAGGCCGCGGCGGGGGAGTGCAGGGCCGTCATGACGATGACCCCGGGGGGCAGGGAGAGGCCGCCCAGCGCCGGGATGGCCGAGAAGGTGCCGACGCGCTCCGGGAGGTTCATGATCTCGGCTTCGGTGGCGCCGCACTTGAGCTTGTTCATGCACTCCCCGGCCAGCGGCCGGCAGTGCTCGGGGGAGAGGGTGGAGAGGAAGTTGCCGTTCGCCATGGGCAGGGCGGGCTGCTCGGCCGGCGGGCAGCCGGGCTTGCCCAGCCGCTGCGAGTCGCTCCGGTGGTGCATGCCGCCCCTGCCGGCGTGCAgcgaggaggcggcggcggcggccgcggaggcggaggcggcggcagcggcggagGAGGGCTTCCtcgcgccgcccgccgcgccgccgccgccgccgctgccccaGAGCatggcggtggcggcggcggccgtgGCGGTGTCGCAGTTCCAGGGGGACATGCCGatgcgggcggcggcggcggcggcggcgctggggaAGATGGGGGTGGTGATGCGGGCGATCTTGGCCGCCTGGGGGAAGGCGCCGCCGTTGGTCTTGTAGAAGGTGGCGAAGGAGCGGTACCTCTCCATCTCCGAGTTGTAATCCACAAGGCTGTTGAGGGCCCCCTCGGGCAGGTGGCTGTCCTTGGGCAGCCCC of the Caloenas nicobarica isolate bCalNic1 chromosome 4, bCalNic1.hap1, whole genome shotgun sequence genome contains:
- the CXXC4 gene encoding CXXC-type zinc finger protein 4, which gives rise to MNTNVCVESGPNPEAPGLPKDSHLPEGALNSLVDYNSEMERYRSFATFYKTNGGAFPQAAKIARITTPIFPSAAAAAAARIGMSPWNCDTATAAAATAMLWGSGGGGGAAGGARKPSSAAAAASASAAAAAASSLHAGRGGMHHRSDSQRLGKPGCPPAEQPALPMANGNFLSTLSPEHCRPLAGECMNKLKCGATEAEIMNLPERVGTFSAIPALGGLSLPPGVIVMTALHSPAAASAAVTDSAFQIANLADCPQSHASASPASAGGAGAGNPAKKKRKRCGVCVPCKRLINCGVCSSCRNRKTGHQICKFRKCEELKKKPGTSLERTPVPSAEAFRWFF